ATGAAAATTTATCAGCGCTTTTCTAATTACGCAGAACAGGCTGTTGACAGCTTTCCCGACTCCATTATGTCTAGCATATGCGGTGCCTCGATGTTGCACGAAGGCATTTACTATAAATACGTCAATCTCTGGATTGAAAAGTTTGGTGTTGACAACGTTCTCGTCATAAATGCCTGTGATTTTTTCAAAGAAACTGAACGTACTTTAATGGAAATCTATGGCTTTTTAGGACTACCCGAATACCGGCCTCTAATTACAGACAAGATATACAATAGAAACAGAATTGAAACCGCCCCACTCGACGAGGATGCAAAATATATTTTGTCCGAATTTTACAAACCATACAACCAAAAACTATACAATCTAATTGGCAAGACATATAATTGGATTTGATAAACAATTTCGGTTTTTATAATAAGCTCAACCTAACAGACAAAAGATAAAAACGGAGAGAACGAAAATGGAAATTTTTTCCGATAGAGTGCTTGAAGAAGTAAATACGTTTTTTGACAAAGCAACTCCTATCAATCCTCAGCAAATTGATTTTAAAAACCCCTATTTCACTCAACCCAAACACGCCGTTAAGGAACAACTTTCTGACCCAAAGAGTTTGTTAGCCGGATTGTCTGCAGATCATTTATATGTGCACGTGCCATTTTGTGCAACACATTGCCTGTATTGTCACTATCCTACGTTGACAAATGCGCATTCGCCTGAAAATCAACTCACTTTCTTAGAAAATATCGAGAAAGAATGGAACGAATATCAAGAAATAGGCGTCGATTTTTCGAAAGTCAAAACCGTACACATTGGTGGTGGCACACCAAACTGTTTAGACCCTGATAACCTGGAAAGATTAACTAAAAATTTGTCGGAGATATTTAAGCCTTCCATTGAATATGCTGCTGAATTATATCCTTCACCTTATGACTTAACTGAGGAAAAATTTCAAATTCTTGCAAACAACGGAGTGGATCGAGTAAGCATTGGCATTCAGACGTTTAATTATGCTATCAACGAAAGGAATCGTCGGATAAATCAAAAGCCCGAAGATTTATTTCGTATTTTGAAGCTTGCCAAGCAATATTTCAATAACGTTTCTATTGATCTTCTTTACGGACAAAAGGAACAAACTCTGGACGATTTGTCGAAGGATTTTGAAATCACTCGAGAGCTCGAAATAAATTCCGTGTATTTATACCAAACACGTGAATTGATTGGAAAGAGGCTAATAGAGCTACAAAAGGCTCTCAATATGTTCTTAAAATATTTTTCAAGCCACGGTTATGAAATCGTTTCATTCGACCAGGTTATCAAAAAGCGAAACAACGACGGCTTTTGCGCGCATCGTAGTGGACGTAGCCTATCGGAGAATTTGTTAGGTATTGGACCCGGATCTGTGTCGGAGATGGGGGAATATATCTTTAAGACAGTTTCACCCGAAGTTTACGCGAACCAGCCTGGAATTGATCTTGACAGCGTAGTAAAGCGTAGCGAACGAACGCAAAAACTTGAGTATTTAAACAGAGCCTTTCGCCACTTTAATACGCCAGGAATAAATGGAATGTTGTTCGAAGACTATAGAAAACGCTTTGGCATTGACTCACCTGTTGATGACTTTCCCGAGGAAATCGAGTTTCTCAAGAACAACAAACTTATTGCGATAGATAATAGCCAAATAGAAATCACCAATCTAGGAATGCTCTTTACTCAACCAATTAATAACTACTTGCTAGGTCATTACAAGTAGGATAACCATTGCGCTAAAACCATAGCAGACAATGGCTATTTTTTGCAGCCAACGACTACGGCGTTTTGCCGGGGAGCAGATTTGGATTATTCTTTCGTAAAGAAAATTGTTTCGTCTAGCCTAACGGATATCGATCTGATCGAGGCCCGGCGCCAAGCGGTTCCCGGTAGCCATACTGACGTAATACTAAAAGAATCTTTGCTCGACCGAATGTATGACAAGCAAGGACTACGTAAGCGCATCAGCGAAATTACTGCCAGCGGGGAGTTTATTCTTAATTCGTTTCCGTGCGAAAATTTCAGAGGCGCAAATCTTTTGCTTCGGAGTGAATTTCTAATATTGCAATATGTAGGCAACGGATGTTTAACCACTGATCTTCTGGATGATTATATTCGACATACTATCGAGCGTATAAGAGGATTTTCCGCCTCTCGTATAATGTATCGTTGTTGCGACTATCATCGTCACGACTTCTCCTTTTTTACAAGCGATTTTTTTGCGAATCAACATTCTGCGCTTGCTAGAGGAGCCCAGCTTCTTGTTGACGAAGAAGAGCTATTTCTTTTGGATATGAAAATAGTTCAAGGTTTACTCGATTGGGGAATTCCAGTCGATATTCTAATACCTTTTGTACAGTTTCCCGATCAATTAACAGCACTACGCGATCGAGCAGAATCATTCATTTCTTATAATGGAATTAACTCTAAGTTCGGAATGATGCTGGAGGTGCCCGCCAACCTATTTCAAATTTCTGATTATTCGGTATCAGATTTTTTTGTTTTTGGTCCGTCAGATCTTACGAAGTATTTGTATGGTGGTATAGATAGAAATGATTGGAACTACGGCAGCATTTCGGATGATGTTATTCTCGCGCCTATTGTCCACGCGATTGAGGAAATCAACTGCTTGCAAAATAGGCAGGTACTTCTTGCAAAGCAATTGCTCAACCTAGAAGAGAGGTTAGACTATCAACAGAGAGAGAGCCTGAAATTCAGGAAGCTCTTTATGCCCAATCAAATCGCAAGACCTATTACTCAATCTTCCACGAGTTCGCAGGGTGCGTATGAAGTTCATACTTAAGCCTGCTGATCAATCTAAGTTGTAGTGTAGTCTTTGATGTGTTCACCGATGTCACTCAGGATAATTAGAAGTTATTAGCTCAATCTACAATCAACATGGAGAGTTAAAATGGCAATATTAAATATTTGGAAGAAACCAAGACCCCGTAGCCTGAGAAAATGGCATCAACCGCCTTGCATGAAACGAACCGAGTATTTCGCCTATAGAGGATCTGAGTTAATCGATACCAATCTCGCCTATTTGCGTCGAACAGCGCGCAAATTTTTAGGTCCGAAATCGATTCATAAAACGCGTTTCGTTCCAGTTGAAAGTAGGTCATGGATGACAGAACTTTCAATAGCGGATCAATTCATTAACGACGTACAATTGGCCAAGTGGGGCGATCAAAACAGAGGAATACCACCGTTTAACTGGAAAGATGTACCTATATTGAAGGACCCCTTTTCCCTAGCAGTCTACCCACTACTTCTTTGGGAACTAAAACCAGCAACGGTTATAGAACTGGGTGCGTATCTAGGCGGAAGCGCTCTATGGATGGCAGACATGATGGACACAATGAACATCAAAAGTCATGTTTACTCCTACGAGATAAAGCGTGATCTAATTAAAGTAGAACACCCGAACATAACATTCATACAGATGGATTTGAGTAAACCAGAAAATTTCGATCATGAAATGTTGAAAAGTCTGCCACATCCATGGCTAGTGATTGAAGATGCACACGTGAATATTTATAACACGCTTAGTGTATTCGATAAGTATGTGAACGCCGGTGATTATGTCATAGTCGAAGACACGCTGTTTCCCGACACATCAAAAGTTGAACAATTTTATGCATTTCTATCGGAATTTGGAAGCGGTTACGAAGTTGACTCACACTATACGGATATGTATGGATATAATGCCACGTGGAATTTGAATGGGTATCTCCGAAAAAAATAGAAACCTTCAATTAAAATTGATTTCGCAAATCAGCGCATTGATATATCTGTCAGATTTATCGTGAACAGGCGATCATTTTAAATCGTAATTTTCGCAATTATACTACTTTATTAAAATTCGATTTAGCTCATGTTTACTAAAGCTTGTTCAACCGTAATAATATCTTCGTCTGTCAGCCCGAGGTGAGTAACGAGACGCACACGCTGATGACCGAAGTCGACTGTATTCACATTTGCGTCTTTCAATTTCGAGATAAAGACAGAGTTAGCAATAGTTTCTTTAAGTACTAACACAACTATATTGGTCTCCACCGGAAGAACTTCTTTAACGTATTTGTTTTTTTTAGCCGCTAGCCCAATACGTTCGGCATTCTTATGGTCTCTCTCCAGCTTTACGATGTGATGGTCAAGTGCATAACTTGCTGCTGCAGCGAGAAACCCGGCTTGTCTCATACCACCGCCTAATACTTTCCGTATACGTTTGGCCCTGAGAATATCTTCCCTGGTACCCATTAGAACAGAACCGACGGGTGCCCCTAAGCCTTTTGAAAAACACAGCGAGACACTATCAAATAATTTTCCGTATTGCCTGGGGTTCTCCTTGTTGGCTATGATCGCGTTGAATAGTCGTGCGCCATCCAAGTGAAGTTTTAATTTCCTGCTTTTACATACTTCATGAATTGCCTCTATTTCCCGTATATCATAACAGCAACCCCCACCCCGGTTGGAGGTATTCTCCAGGCTCACCAATCTAGTAACCGGAAAATGAATATTATTCTGATTTATTTCACGAATAACTTGTTCTGCGGTAATCAAGCCAGTCCATCCACTAATTAATCGAACCGATGCGCTAGAATTAAAAGCTATTCCCCCACCTTCATATCGATATATATGCGACTCAGAACTACAGATTACCTCGTCACCAGGAGAAACGTGAAGTTTGATCGCTATTTGATTTGTCATTGTACCGGATGGACAAAATATTGCTTTTTCCATTCCGAAACAATCGGCAGCCTTCTTCTCCAGCTCGATAACAGTTGGGTCTTCATCGAACACATCATCGCCAACCTTCGCCGAAAACATCGCTTCCAGCATACCTTGCGTTGGTTTCGTGACGGTATCACTTCTTAGGTCAATCATAGGTTCAATAGTCAACTAATCATTGCCAAATGTCGATTAAACTAAAACAATTTTTCTAAAGCAGAATACATCCTTAAATCCGATTCGCTATCCACCTCATACCAAGGCTGGGAAATCGGAACACCAACTATTTCATGCCTATCGATGATTAACCTTTGCAACAAAGATGTAACATCCATTTTATCTACCTCTGGTTGCGAATAACGACTAAGGTATGACCGTATTTTTCGCCATCCTTCTTTGGTGAATTTCATTAAACCTATGTATTGACCCTCTATCTCTTCAATCGACGAAGAACGATTTCCAATTTCTACAATTTTGTAGTCTGACAGACGAAAGGTTTCTGCATCATCTAGTGGATTCTTGAAACGCATCTCCCACAATTTACGCCAATTCGGATCGTACGCTACAGCGATATCTCCATTTGAATGCGCTAATTTCTCAACGGTATCTTTAGAATAAACGATATCCGAATAACTAACTAAACACGTATCAGAATCCAGCCAATCATCTGCCGCTAACAACGACACTACCATATTAGTTTCTTGCCAACGGTCATTTCGAAAATAGCGCAAATCTAAATCAAAATTCTCTGCTCGATACCCAACTACGATGGATATTTGTTTGATATTTTCGCCTTCTAAAGCCGAGAGTTGCCAATCAATAAGTCGCTTGCCATGCAATTCCGTGAAACATTTAGGTTGCCGCTCAGTCAAATTCCCCATGCGACTGCCTCTACCCGCCGCTAATATTATTGCTTTCATTGATTAATACCTTGATACCGATTTCTATAGTCCATAATATTTCGAAATTATTCTTTGATCAATTGGGTTAAATGGCTGGTTTCTTTCACCATGCCACATGTGACCGTATACCGGATATTTCTCATGTTCAATAGCCATCACGATTCCGTCCTCAGATTTCGCAACAATATTCAAATCAGGAACAGAATTTCTCGCTCCGTATTCGTGATAAACCGTCACAGAATCGAGTTGAAGAAGCTCTTCTGAAACAAGCCCCTGATAGACTTGCAATCGGTGGCAAGTACCAATGTGATTCTCAATTTTACCTAAGCTAACACCAAAATAATCTTGGATTATTTGCATACCGCGACAAATACCCACAATCGGCTTCTCGTGTTGCAAAGCCCATCCGAGCAATGTTTCCTCAACAGCATCCCTTTCTTGGGCATTCCCCCCGTATTTCTGCAGCGTATTACCGCCGGTAAATAGAACTCCAGAAAATTCTTCATAATCAAGTAGACATTTAACAAAACGAATATTATTGCTGACGAAAACCGGAAACAGATCAATTTGAAGCAGGTAGTCAGTCCACCGCTGGTCAATAGCATCCCTTCGCTCACCATAATCAACTACGTCATCGATTCTTTGTGTTACCAGGATTCTTCTCATTGCAAAATATGTACTTGACGCTGAGAACAATTAATTTCTAGTACTTTTGCCTTTTCCCAGTGCCGATACAACACCTCTCCAGCTCCAATAACTGCGGGAATTCCGAGTTCACAAGCACGAATAGCCATGTGTGAATTTGCACCCCCGTATTTGGTTATAAAGCCATTTATGCTATGTGAAAAAATCCAGTCAAAACCTGGGTCTGCATTTGGCAATAGCAAAATACTACCGTTCA
This Gammaproteobacteria bacterium DNA region includes the following protein-coding sequences:
- a CDS encoding beta-eliminating lyase-related protein; this translates as MIDLRSDTVTKPTQGMLEAMFSAKVGDDVFDEDPTVIELEKKAADCFGMEKAIFCPSGTMTNQIAIKLHVSPGDEVICSSESHIYRYEGGGIAFNSSASVRLISGWTGLITAEQVIREINQNNIHFPVTRLVSLENTSNRGGGCCYDIREIEAIHEVCKSRKLKLHLDGARLFNAIIANKENPRQYGKLFDSVSLCFSKGLGAPVGSVLMGTREDILRAKRIRKVLGGGMRQAGFLAAAASYALDHHIVKLERDHKNAERIGLAAKKNKYVKEVLPVETNIVVLVLKETIANSVFISKLKDANVNTVDFGHQRVRLVTHLGLTDEDIITVEQALVNMS
- a CDS encoding phosphocholine cytidylyltransferase family protein, which codes for MKAIILAAGRGSRMGNLTERQPKCFTELHGKRLIDWQLSALEGENIKQISIVVGYRAENFDLDLRYFRNDRWQETNMVVSLLAADDWLDSDTCLVSYSDIVYSKDTVEKLAHSNGDIAVAYDPNWRKLWEMRFKNPLDDAETFRLSDYKIVEIGNRSSSIEEIEGQYIGLMKFTKEGWRKIRSYLSRYSQPEVDKMDVTSLLQRLIIDRHEIVGVPISQPWYEVDSESDLRMYSALEKLF
- a CDS encoding radical SAM protein yields the protein MEIFSDRVLEEVNTFFDKATPINPQQIDFKNPYFTQPKHAVKEQLSDPKSLLAGLSADHLYVHVPFCATHCLYCHYPTLTNAHSPENQLTFLENIEKEWNEYQEIGVDFSKVKTVHIGGGTPNCLDPDNLERLTKNLSEIFKPSIEYAAELYPSPYDLTEEKFQILANNGVDRVSIGIQTFNYAINERNRRINQKPEDLFRILKLAKQYFNNVSIDLLYGQKEQTLDDLSKDFEITRELEINSVYLYQTRELIGKRLIELQKALNMFLKYFSSHGYEIVSFDQVIKKRNNDGFCAHRSGRSLSENLLGIGPGSVSEMGEYIFKTVSPEVYANQPGIDLDSVVKRSERTQKLEYLNRAFRHFNTPGINGMLFEDYRKRFGIDSPVDDFPEEIEFLKNNKLIAIDNSQIEITNLGMLFTQPINNYLLGHYK
- a CDS encoding gamma-glutamyl-gamma-aminobutyrate hydrolase family protein (Members of this family of hydrolases with an active site Cys residue belong to MEROPS family C26.), with amino-acid sequence MRRILVTQRIDDVVDYGERRDAIDQRWTDYLLQIDLFPVFVSNNIRFVKCLLDYEEFSGVLFTGGNTLQKYGGNAQERDAVEETLLGWALQHEKPIVGICRGMQIIQDYFGVSLGKIENHIGTCHRLQVYQGLVSEELLQLDSVTVYHEYGARNSVPDLNIVAKSEDGIVMAIEHEKYPVYGHMWHGERNQPFNPIDQRIISKYYGL